TTTTATTTCACTAAATCCTCTTTTTACATTTATACCATGATCACCATCACCTATTTTTCTATCTAATTCAGTTAATAAATCAGCTTTTTCTATTAAATTATCACATATCTTGTCTATTATTTTTAGTACTTCCATTTATATCTCCTAGAATAAATTATTTTTTATATCAAAATCTAAATATTTTTTTGTTTTTTCACTTAATTTTAATATACTTATTGAAAAACCTGGCATTTCTAATGAAGTCATGTAATTTCCTACTAAGTTTTTATGTATTTTAACGCCTTTTTCATTTAATAAATCTACTACATTTTTATTTATAATATATAATTCCATAAGAGTTGTTGCACCTAAACCATTTACTAAAACTGCAACTTCTTCACCACTTACATTGTTAGCTTCTAATAATTTGTTTACCATATATTGAACATGTTCTTTAGCAGTTTTTAAACTTTCTTTATGAGTTCCTGGTTCTCCATGTATACCAAGACCCATTTCAATTTCAGTTTCATCTAATTCAAAACTTTTTTTACCAGATGCTGGTACTGTACAACCACCTAATGACATACCTAATGTATTTGTATTTTCTATTACTTCTTCTGCTATTTCTTTAACAAAAGCCAAATCTTTTTTATCTTCTGCTGCACTTCCTGCAATTTTATGAACAAATACTGTTCCTGCCACTCCACGCTTACCAACAGTATATAAACTATTTTCAACTGCTATATCGTCATTTACTATTACTTTTTCTACTTCTATACCTTCCATAGCCGCCATTTCAGCTGCCATTTCAAAGTTCATGACATCACCTGTGTAATTTTTTATTACTAGTAATACTCCTTTACCGTTATTTGCAGCCTTTATTCCTTCTAATACTTGATCTGGTGTTGGCGATGTAAACACTTCTCCTGATATAGCTGCATCAAGTAGTCCATATCCTACAAATCCTGCATGTGCTGGCTCATGTCCACTTCCACCACCAGAAACTATTCCAACTTTTTCAGTTCTATTTTTTCTAGCAATTACATTAAAACCATCAAGTTTGTACACATTAGGATTAGACATAACTAAACCTTCTAACATTTCTTCTACAACATTTTCTACTTGATTTAACATTTTTTTCATAAATTTCACCTCTTCTTTTAAAGTATCTTATATAGTATACCCCGAAAATCTTAAAAAAAAAATATAATATCATTATATTAAAATAAAATTTGATATTTATATTTTAAATAATTTATTATTATATTTTTTTGACCTTAATATTTATAGTAAGAATTTCACATTGATTTTATTAATTATTTAGAATCATCCCCATAAAAATTTCACATTATGAACTATTCTAGCTCAAATAATTTGATATACTCATAATCAGTATCTGAAAA
This Oceanivirga salmonicida DNA region includes the following protein-coding sequences:
- the dhaK gene encoding dihydroxyacetone kinase subunit DhaK gives rise to the protein MKKMLNQVENVVEEMLEGLVMSNPNVYKLDGFNVIARKNRTEKVGIVSGGGSGHEPAHAGFVGYGLLDAAISGEVFTSPTPDQVLEGIKAANNGKGVLLVIKNYTGDVMNFEMAAEMAAMEGIEVEKVIVNDDIAVENSLYTVGKRGVAGTVFVHKIAGSAAEDKKDLAFVKEIAEEVIENTNTLGMSLGGCTVPASGKKSFELDETEIEMGLGIHGEPGTHKESLKTAKEHVQYMVNKLLEANNVSGEEVAVLVNGLGATTLMELYIINKNVVDLLNEKGVKIHKNLVGNYMTSLEMPGFSISILKLSEKTKKYLDFDIKNNLF